Proteins encoded within one genomic window of Haloplanus vescus:
- a CDS encoding thioredoxin domain-containing protein, which translates to MTAPTPTDRNRLNEEASPYLEQHADNPVNWQPWDETALQAAREHDVPIFLSVGYAACHWCHVMESESFQDEEVATVLNEQFVPIKVDREERPDVDSVYQTICQLVSGGGGWPLSVFLTPEGKPFYVGTYFPREPQRGRPGFLQLLKDITKSWQTDREEIETRADEWTKAITDELESTPESVGEPPESDLLESATAAVVRSADRTHGGFGTGGGPKFPQPRRLDLLLRAATLDGDDTSATVAGETLDAMATGGLYDHVGGGFHRYATDQEWTVPHFEKMLYDNAEIPRVYFEAAQMMDADRYARVATETVAFLERELQHPEGGFYSTLDAQSETPPSRLNEGDDPEDEEGAFYVWTPEEVREAMGEEPIDGVDAETAADLFCDRYGVETGGNFEGGTTVLTVAMGYDELAEAHDLSVETVERTLMTARTRAFDARSSRPRPARDEKILAGWNGLAISAIATGARTLDPALVDTATDALSFVRDTLWDAEDERLFRRFKGGDVQVDGYLDDYAFLARGAFDCYQVTGEVSHLAFALDLARVIREEFWDAEAGTLYYTPASGEGLVTRPQELTDQSTPSSLGAAAELFDELALFAPDEGFDEIAEDLLATHADRIRSGPLEHASLVLAADAHTRGPVELTLAADEIPASWRETLADTPLPTGVVAPRPASDDDLTAWLDELGLDEAPPIWANRDAEDGQPTAYVCRDFTCSPPQTDLDAALDWFN; encoded by the coding sequence ATGACCGCGCCGACGCCGACGGACCGCAATCGCCTCAACGAGGAGGCCAGCCCCTATCTCGAACAGCACGCCGACAACCCCGTCAACTGGCAGCCGTGGGACGAGACAGCGCTCCAGGCCGCGCGCGAACACGACGTGCCCATCTTCCTCTCTGTCGGCTACGCCGCCTGTCACTGGTGTCACGTCATGGAGTCCGAGAGCTTCCAAGACGAGGAGGTGGCGACCGTTCTCAACGAGCAGTTCGTCCCCATCAAGGTCGACCGCGAGGAGCGACCGGACGTCGACAGCGTCTACCAGACCATCTGCCAACTCGTCTCCGGCGGCGGCGGGTGGCCCCTCTCCGTCTTCCTCACGCCCGAGGGCAAACCCTTCTACGTCGGGACGTACTTCCCGCGAGAGCCACAGCGTGGCCGCCCCGGCTTCCTGCAGTTGCTGAAAGACATCACGAAGTCGTGGCAGACGGACCGCGAGGAGATAGAGACTCGGGCGGACGAGTGGACCAAGGCCATCACGGACGAACTCGAATCGACGCCGGAGTCGGTGGGCGAGCCACCCGAGTCCGACCTCTTGGAGTCGGCGACGGCGGCGGTGGTGCGGAGCGCCGACCGCACGCACGGCGGGTTCGGCACCGGCGGCGGCCCGAAGTTCCCCCAGCCCCGACGCCTCGACCTCTTGCTTCGGGCGGCGACGCTCGACGGCGACGACACGTCCGCGACGGTGGCGGGCGAGACGTTAGACGCCATGGCCACCGGCGGCCTCTACGACCACGTCGGCGGCGGCTTCCATCGCTACGCCACTGACCAGGAATGGACGGTCCCGCACTTCGAGAAGATGCTCTACGACAACGCGGAGATTCCGCGCGTCTACTTCGAGGCGGCCCAAATGATGGACGCGGACCGCTACGCCCGCGTCGCCACGGAGACGGTGGCCTTCCTCGAACGCGAACTCCAGCACCCAGAGGGTGGCTTCTACAGCACGCTCGACGCCCAGAGCGAGACGCCGCCGTCCCGCCTCAACGAGGGCGACGACCCCGAAGACGAGGAGGGCGCGTTCTACGTCTGGACGCCCGAGGAGGTGCGCGAGGCGATGGGCGAGGAGCCAATCGACGGCGTCGACGCCGAGACGGCGGCGGACCTGTTCTGTGACCGCTACGGCGTCGAGACCGGCGGCAACTTCGAGGGGGGCACGACGGTCCTCACCGTCGCGATGGGGTACGACGAACTCGCCGAGGCGCACGACTTGTCGGTCGAGACGGTCGAACGCACGCTGATGACCGCCCGGACGCGAGCGTTCGACGCCCGGTCGTCGCGCCCGCGCCCCGCCCGCGACGAGAAGATACTCGCGGGGTGGAACGGCCTCGCCATCTCCGCCATCGCCACGGGGGCGCGCACGCTCGACCCGGCGCTCGTCGACACCGCGACGGACGCACTCTCCTTCGTCCGCGACACCCTCTGGGACGCGGAGGATGAACGGCTGTTCCGACGGTTCAAGGGCGGCGACGTGCAGGTGGACGGCTACCTCGACGACTACGCCTTCCTCGCGCGAGGCGCCTTCGACTGCTATCAGGTGACGGGCGAGGTGAGCCATCTCGCGTTCGCGCTCGACTTGGCGCGGGTGATTCGGGAGGAGTTCTGGGACGCGGAGGCGGGGACGCTCTACTACACGCCAGCGAGCGGCGAGGGACTGGTGACGCGACCACAGGAGTTGACCGACCAGTCGACGCCGTCGAGTCTCGGCGCCGCCGCGGAACTGTTCGACGAACTCGCGCTCTTCGCCCCGGACGAGGGATTCGACGAGATAGCCGAGGACCTACTGGCGACCCACGCCGACCGGATTCGGAGCGGCCCGCTCGAACACGCGTCGCTCGTCCTCGCGGCCGACGCCCACACTCGCGGCCCGGTCGAACTGACGCTCGCCGCCGACGAGATTCCGGCGTCGTGGCGAGAGACGCTGGCCGATACACCGCTCCCGACGGGCGTCGTCGCACCTCGTCCGGCGAGTGACGACGACCTGACGGCGTGGCTGGACGAACTCGGACTGGACGAGGCGCCGCCCATCTGGGCGAATCGCGACGCAGAAGACGGACAGCCGACGGCCTACGTCTGCCGTGACTTCACGTGTTCGCCGCCCCAGACGGACCTGGACGCGGCGCTCGACTGGTTTAATTAG
- the cyaB gene encoding class IV adenylate cyclase: protein MYEVELKVRASHDAVRDRLAALGADAVETVVQVDTYYDAPHRNFAATDEALRIRRETHDDESTTRVTYKGPLVEEASKTRREIETGVDDADRLDDIFEALGFSPAAVVEKERERYALDEFTVTLDTIDDLGEFVEIEREVPEDAVETVRNEAIDRLRDLNLDPDDQIRTSYLGLLLNSSE, encoded by the coding sequence ATGTACGAAGTCGAGTTGAAGGTCCGAGCGAGTCACGACGCGGTCCGCGACCGACTCGCGGCGCTCGGAGCCGACGCCGTCGAAACCGTCGTCCAAGTCGACACCTACTACGACGCCCCCCACCGCAACTTCGCGGCGACAGACGAGGCGCTCCGCATCCGCCGCGAGACCCACGACGACGAGTCGACGACCCGCGTCACGTACAAGGGACCGCTCGTCGAGGAAGCTTCGAAGACGCGCCGCGAGATAGAGACGGGCGTCGACGACGCCGACCGACTCGACGACATCTTCGAAGCGCTCGGCTTCTCGCCCGCCGCGGTGGTCGAAAAGGAGCGGGAGCGCTACGCGCTCGACGAGTTCACGGTCACGCTCGACACTATCGACGACCTCGGTGAGTTCGTCGAAATCGAACGCGAAGTGCCCGAAGACGCGGTCGAGACCGTCCGCAACGAGGCCATCGACCGCCTCCGTGACCTGAATCTCGACCCCGACGACCAGATTCGCACGTCGTACCTCGGACTACTATTAAATTCCTCTGAGTAA
- a CDS encoding PLP-dependent cysteine synthase family protein — protein sequence MYDSVLDAIGSPLVQIESPAGATVAAKIESKNPGGSAKDRPALAMVEAAEEAGELEPGDTIVEPTSGNTGIGLAVVGAAKGYDVRIVMPASKSPERRQIMKAYGAELELVDGEMNEAKARADEFEAEGMVQMHQFENPANPQAHYETTGAEIIEQTDRPVDALVCGVGTGGTISGTGRRLTEEYPDLSVVGVQPESNQFLTGNPGENDFQGMGPEFIADNVDMDLLDDVENVTLADAEAECRRLAREEGILVGQSSGASSLGAKRVAERLTETLDDPLVVTVFWDSGERYMSTGLFDDE from the coding sequence ATGTACGACAGCGTTCTCGACGCCATCGGCTCGCCGCTGGTGCAAATCGAGTCGCCGGCGGGCGCGACCGTCGCAGCGAAAATCGAGTCGAAGAATCCGGGCGGGTCCGCGAAGGACCGCCCGGCGCTGGCGATGGTCGAAGCCGCCGAGGAAGCGGGCGAACTCGAACCCGGCGACACCATCGTCGAACCCACGAGCGGGAACACGGGCATCGGGTTGGCCGTCGTCGGCGCCGCCAAGGGCTACGACGTGCGAATCGTGATGCCGGCCTCGAAGTCGCCGGAGCGCCGACAGATTATGAAAGCGTACGGCGCCGAACTCGAACTCGTCGACGGCGAGATGAATGAGGCGAAGGCGCGAGCGGACGAATTCGAAGCGGAGGGGATGGTCCAGATGCACCAGTTCGAGAACCCCGCGAACCCGCAGGCTCACTACGAGACGACGGGCGCCGAGATTATAGAGCAGACCGACCGCCCCGTCGACGCGCTGGTCTGTGGCGTCGGCACCGGCGGTACCATCTCGGGGACGGGGCGACGGCTGACAGAGGAATATCCCGACCTCTCGGTCGTCGGCGTCCAGCCCGAATCCAACCAGTTCCTGACCGGGAATCCGGGCGAGAACGACTTCCAGGGGATGGGTCCGGAGTTCATCGCTGACAACGTCGACATGGACCTGCTCGACGACGTGGAGAACGTCACGCTCGCCGACGCCGAAGCGGAGTGTCGGCGCCTCGCTCGCGAGGAGGGCATCCTCGTCGGGCAGTCGAGCGGCGCGTCGAGTCTCGGCGCGAAACGCGTCGCGGAGCGCCTGACCGAGACGCTCGACGACCCGCTTGTCGTGACCGTCTTCTGGGACAGCGGCGAGCGCTACATGTCGACGGGGCTGTTCGACGACGAGTAG
- a CDS encoding tRNA sulfurtransferase — translation MTVADTHPTTVLASFGELATKSREVRGKMTRRLRDNVAALLDARGVDATVEREWARIVVHPADPADTDRAARVTADAMGVVWARPVVHRPARLDAIRETLAALARDASPVDTYAVRATRAGEADEHDFSSRDVEREAGSAVGDATDATVDLDAPDRTYYAEVRDGDAYLAATSYEGPGGLPLGTQDPLVALVSGGHDSPVAAYEMMRRGAPIVPVYVDLGVYGGPDHEARAVATVGRLAAYAPNFDFRVHVVPGGPLAETLVESVNDTRMLSWRRALLRIAETVAEREGAVGIVTGEALGQKSSQTAANLAATDAAVDLPVHRPLIAWDKPDVLERARAIGTHEDSSVPVGCERLDPPFPETGATLEAVEAAEPDDFLDRAAAAVDDRRLVDPESL, via the coding sequence GTGACCGTGGCCGACACCCACCCGACGACCGTCCTCGCCAGTTTCGGCGAACTCGCCACGAAGAGCCGCGAGGTCCGCGGGAAGATGACGCGCCGCCTCCGGGACAACGTGGCCGCCCTCCTCGACGCCCGCGGCGTCGACGCGACGGTCGAGCGAGAGTGGGCCCGCATCGTCGTCCACCCCGCCGACCCCGCCGACACCGACCGCGCCGCCCGGGTCACCGCCGACGCGATGGGCGTCGTCTGGGCCCGCCCCGTCGTCCACCGCCCCGCGCGTCTCGACGCCATCCGCGAGACGCTCGCCGCTCTCGCCCGGGACGCCTCACCCGTCGACACCTACGCCGTCCGCGCCACCCGCGCCGGCGAAGCCGACGAACACGACTTCTCCAGTCGCGATGTCGAACGCGAGGCGGGCAGCGCTGTCGGCGACGCCACCGACGCGACCGTCGATTTGGACGCCCCCGACCGAACCTACTACGCCGAGGTGCGCGACGGCGACGCCTACCTCGCGGCGACGAGCTACGAGGGGCCGGGCGGCCTCCCCCTCGGCACGCAGGACCCCCTTGTCGCCCTCGTCAGCGGCGGGCACGACTCCCCCGTCGCCGCCTACGAGATGATGCGCCGCGGGGCGCCAATCGTCCCCGTGTACGTCGACCTCGGCGTTTACGGCGGCCCCGACCACGAGGCGCGGGCCGTCGCCACCGTCGGTCGCCTCGCCGCGTACGCGCCGAACTTCGACTTCCGGGTACACGTCGTCCCCGGCGGCCCCCTCGCCGAGACGCTGGTCGAGTCAGTCAACGACACGCGGATGCTCTCGTGGCGGCGGGCGCTCCTCCGCATCGCCGAAACCGTCGCCGAACGCGAGGGCGCCGTCGGCATCGTCACGGGTGAGGCGCTGGGACAGAAGTCGAGTCAGACGGCCGCCAACCTCGCCGCGACCGACGCGGCGGTCGACCTGCCCGTGCATCGCCCGCTAATCGCGTGGGACAAGCCCGACGTTCTCGAACGGGCGCGGGCCATCGGGACCCACGAGGACTCGTCGGTCCCCGTCGGCTGTGAACGCCTCGACCCGCCCTTCCCCGAGACGGGCGCGACGCTGGAGGCCGTCGAAGCAGCCGAACCGGACGACTTCCTCGACCGTGCGGCCGCCGCCGTCGACGACCGGCGACTCGTCGACCCCGAATCGCTTTAG
- the ligA gene encoding NAD-dependent DNA ligase LigA, producing the protein MVEEPADNPYVHAPDTSFTPVEELDASAAREQVSQLRAAVEYHDYRYYVENDPVVSDAAYDALFARLDRLEDAFDLHDENSPTQRVGGEPLDELETVDHVAPLLSLQSSGEREEIREFDRRIREAVGDVDYSAEPKFDGFSVEVVYEDGAFERAVTRGDGQQGEDVSANVRTIGSVPLHLPASAPDSLAVRGEVYMPRTGFQELNERRVQRGDDPFANPRNAAAGTVRLLDPETVADRPLDAFFYDVIDTSADLGSQTEAFDLLRDLGFRVNDETTVVDDVDAVLDYRDRLMAERDDLEYEIDGIVAKVVDFDAREQLGSTARHPRWAFAYKFPARTGRTTVERIVVQVGRTGKLTPVVLLEPVDVQGVTISRATLHNAGQARELGVTEGASVEIERAGDVIPEVVEVVEGGEVGAFEMPDTCPVCDSEVVQEGEHHFCTNASCPAQLRRSLEHFCSRDAMDIEGLGAEAADQLVDAGLVESPADLYDLNRDELVALEGWGERSAGNLLDELDASTDVALATFVYALGIRHVGTERARALAGAFSLDALLDASVEDLQAVEDVGPEVAEAVVSFFDIESNVEMVERLLDAGVTPERRDRGEELEGLTLVFTGSVPGYTRAELTELLETHGANVTSSVSGETDYLVVGENPGARKQSQAAEEGVATLDPDAFEERILSQL; encoded by the coding sequence ATGGTCGAGGAACCAGCGGACAACCCGTACGTACACGCCCCGGACACGTCATTCACGCCGGTCGAGGAACTGGACGCGTCGGCGGCCCGCGAGCAGGTGTCGCAGTTGCGCGCGGCGGTCGAGTATCACGACTACCGCTACTACGTCGAGAACGACCCCGTCGTCTCGGACGCCGCCTACGACGCGCTGTTCGCGCGGTTGGACCGCCTCGAAGACGCCTTCGACCTGCACGACGAGAACTCGCCGACCCAGCGTGTGGGCGGCGAACCGCTGGACGAACTGGAGACGGTCGACCACGTCGCGCCCCTCCTGAGCCTACAGTCGTCGGGCGAGCGCGAGGAGATTCGAGAGTTCGACCGTCGCATCCGCGAGGCGGTGGGCGACGTGGACTACTCCGCGGAGCCGAAGTTCGACGGGTTCTCCGTCGAGGTGGTGTACGAAGACGGCGCCTTCGAGCGAGCGGTCACCCGCGGCGACGGCCAGCAAGGTGAAGACGTCTCCGCGAACGTCCGGACCATCGGGAGCGTCCCACTCCACCTGCCGGCGTCGGCGCCGGACTCCCTCGCCGTCCGGGGCGAGGTGTACATGCCCCGGACGGGCTTTCAGGAACTGAACGAGCGCCGTGTCCAACGCGGCGACGACCCCTTCGCCAACCCCCGCAACGCGGCGGCGGGGACGGTCCGCCTGCTCGATCCCGAGACGGTCGCCGACCGACCGCTCGACGCCTTCTTCTACGACGTCATCGACACGTCCGCCGACCTCGGCTCGCAGACGGAAGCGTTCGACTTACTCCGTGACTTGGGCTTTCGCGTCAACGACGAGACGACCGTCGTCGACGACGTGGACGCCGTCCTCGACTACCGCGACCGCCTCATGGCCGAGCGCGACGACTTGGAGTACGAAATCGACGGCATCGTCGCCAAGGTGGTCGACTTCGACGCGCGCGAGCAGTTGGGGTCGACCGCCCGCCACCCCCGGTGGGCGTTCGCGTACAAGTTCCCCGCGCGGACGGGACGAACGACCGTGGAGCGAATCGTCGTCCAAGTCGGGCGAACGGGGAAGCTGACGCCGGTCGTCCTCCTCGAACCCGTGGACGTACAGGGCGTGACCATCAGTCGGGCGACGCTCCACAACGCCGGCCAAGCCCGCGAACTGGGCGTCACCGAGGGTGCGAGCGTCGAAATCGAGCGAGCGGGCGACGTGATTCCCGAAGTCGTCGAGGTGGTCGAGGGCGGCGAGGTTGGCGCTTTCGAGATGCCCGACACCTGCCCCGTCTGTGACAGCGAGGTGGTGCAAGAGGGCGAACACCACTTCTGTACGAACGCGTCGTGTCCCGCGCAGTTGCGGCGCTCGCTCGAACACTTCTGCTCGCGCGACGCGATGGATATCGAGGGACTCGGGGCGGAGGCCGCCGACCAGTTGGTCGACGCCGGACTGGTCGAGTCGCCCGCGGACCTCTACGACCTCAACCGTGACGAGTTGGTCGCGCTTGAGGGGTGGGGCGAACGCTCCGCGGGGAACCTCCTCGATGAACTCGACGCGAGCACGGACGTGGCGCTGGCGACGTTCGTCTACGCCCTCGGCATTCGGCACGTCGGCACCGAGCGAGCGCGGGCGCTCGCGGGCGCGTTCTCGCTCGACGCGTTGCTGGACGCGAGCGTCGAGGACCTGCAGGCCGTCGAGGACGTTGGCCCCGAGGTGGCCGAGGCCGTCGTCTCCTTCTTCGACATCGAGTCGAACGTCGAGATGGTCGAGCGACTCCTCGATGCGGGCGTCACCCCCGAGCGCCGCGACAGGGGGGAGGAACTGGAGGGACTGACGCTCGTGTTCACGGGGAGCGTCCCCGGCTACACCCGCGCCGAGTTGACAGAGCTCCTCGAAACCCACGGCGCGAACGTCACGTCGTCGGTCAGCGGCGAGACGGACTACCTCGTCGTCGGCGAGAATCCGGGGGCACGAAAGCAGTCGCAGGCGGCCGAGGAGGGCGTGGCGACGCTCGACCCCGACGCGTTCGAGGAGCGGATTCTCTCGCAGCTGTAG
- a CDS encoding ATP-binding protein, whose translation MDVPAWERRLAGHAPSLIAVLGGLVAVVAVAQFLRDIETLGVGVFPVVALGLCLSLSAGLFGLGRWLANSDLPVADTWTVARWCLGGMAGFGALAALTIGIRLAEGQVVDGAALTLVVMASGGGIGGGVAGIYYARATLAAREADHRRDALVFLNSHLRHNVLNAAQVIQGYTDLLADRTDESRYLDPIERRSAAIASLIDDMKELADLFSGEHTPTALDISTVILREVEHARETHESATFDVDIPPELYVQATGAVSAVFANLIQNAVEHNDAESPSVTIRADRHPRTVSVHIVDDGPGMRDEVKATLFDSAIESGEGRGIALVKTVMNHYGGDVRARDNDPRGTEVVVEFRRPPSR comes from the coding sequence ATGGACGTACCGGCGTGGGAACGACGACTCGCCGGTCACGCACCGTCGCTGATTGCCGTCCTCGGTGGGTTGGTGGCCGTCGTCGCCGTCGCGCAGTTCCTTCGCGATATCGAAACGTTGGGCGTCGGCGTCTTCCCCGTCGTCGCTCTCGGCCTCTGTCTCTCGCTCTCGGCCGGCCTGTTCGGACTGGGTCGCTGGCTCGCAAACAGCGACCTCCCCGTTGCCGACACGTGGACCGTCGCCCGCTGGTGTCTCGGCGGGATGGCCGGATTCGGCGCGCTCGCCGCGCTGACGATAGGTATCCGCCTCGCCGAGGGACAGGTCGTCGACGGCGCGGCGCTGACCCTCGTCGTCATGGCGTCGGGTGGGGGCATCGGCGGCGGCGTCGCCGGGATTTACTACGCTCGAGCGACACTCGCGGCACGAGAAGCCGACCACCGCCGCGACGCCCTCGTCTTCCTGAACAGCCACCTCCGACACAACGTGTTGAACGCTGCGCAGGTGATTCAGGGCTACACGGACCTGCTTGCCGACCGCACTGACGAGTCGAGGTATCTCGACCCCATCGAACGCCGGAGCGCCGCCATCGCGTCGCTCATCGACGACATGAAAGAACTGGCCGACCTCTTCTCGGGCGAGCACACGCCGACGGCGCTCGACATCTCGACCGTCATCCTCCGCGAAGTCGAACACGCCCGCGAAACCCACGAGTCGGCGACGTTCGACGTGGATATCCCTCCGGAACTGTACGTGCAGGCGACCGGCGCCGTCTCTGCCGTCTTCGCGAACCTCATCCAGAACGCCGTCGAACACAACGACGCCGAGTCGCCGTCCGTCACCATCCGCGCCGACCGCCACCCGCGGACGGTGTCGGTCCACATCGTCGACGACGGCCCTGGCATGCGCGACGAGGTGAAGGCGACCCTCTTCGACTCGGCCATCGAATCCGGCGAGGGCCGGGGCATCGCACTCGTGAAGACGGTGATGAACCACTACGGCGGCGACGTCCGCGCTCGCGACAACGACCCGCGGGGCACGGAAGTCGTCGTGGAGTTCCGCCGGCCGCCATCGCGCTGA
- a CDS encoding DUF5804 family protein, which yields MTQVCLVGDDAVDLRYELLSRETARAALATYDLHEPFANSVAVDTVSLGAAVSLLNDLNWYLVRFADYALVREPSVSTEEWLSRDLAERIRDGDCDPEATDAYLRIHGIDGDDLVEPMYATRVEGTIPEYDLRDVDDTLVVRVTEAEFGGA from the coding sequence GTGACGCAGGTGTGTCTCGTCGGTGACGACGCCGTCGACCTCCGGTACGAACTCCTCTCGCGGGAGACGGCGCGGGCGGCGCTCGCCACCTACGACCTCCACGAGCCGTTCGCCAATTCTGTGGCCGTCGACACCGTCAGCCTCGGCGCGGCCGTCTCCCTCCTGAACGACCTGAACTGGTATCTGGTCCGCTTCGCCGACTACGCGCTCGTCCGCGAGCCGAGCGTCTCGACCGAGGAGTGGCTCTCCCGTGACCTCGCGGAGCGGATTCGCGACGGCGACTGCGACCCCGAGGCGACCGACGCCTATCTCCGCATCCACGGCATCGACGGCGACGACCTCGTCGAGCCGATGTACGCCACGCGCGTCGAGGGCACCATCCCGGAGTACGACCTCCGCGACGTGGACGACACGCTCGTCGTCCGCGTGACGGAAGCCGAATTCGGCGGCGCGTAA
- a CDS encoding thioredoxin family protein: protein MSLETMEPTGEWSGSDDVLDALGREGLTYLVWGGDWCGDCQDQLPTFAAALDAAGVPDDRIEEFALDEDKQGEGVEAYGIEFIPTVVVERDGEEIARFVEEEPEGIAAHLADKIAAESTA, encoded by the coding sequence ATGTCTCTGGAAACGATGGAGCCGACTGGCGAGTGGAGCGGCAGCGACGACGTTCTCGACGCCCTCGGGCGCGAGGGCCTGACCTACCTCGTCTGGGGTGGCGACTGGTGCGGTGACTGCCAAGACCAGCTCCCGACGTTCGCGGCCGCTCTCGACGCCGCGGGCGTCCCCGACGACCGAATCGAGGAATTCGCGCTCGACGAGGACAAACAGGGCGAGGGCGTCGAGGCGTACGGCATCGAGTTCATCCCCACCGTCGTTGTCGAGCGAGACGGCGAGGAGATTGCCCGATTCGTCGAGGAGGAACCGGAGGGCATCGCCGCCCACCTCGCCGACAAGATTGCCGCCGAGTCGACGGCCTAA
- a CDS encoding methionine adenosyltransferase codes for MSDRNIRIESVDRRAVEDQEVEIVERKGIGHPDSLCDGIAENVSRALSKLYLDRVDKVLHYNTDETQLAAGSATPAFGGGEVVEPIHVLIVGRATRHYVDEDGTEHTLPVDSVALSAARDYLAETVPELDFGTDVVVDVRLGEGSGDLQTVFGEEGAAVPMANDTSFGVGHAPLTETEQIVLEAEEHLNGPYAEDHPELGPDVKIMGKREGDHIDLTVAAAMVDRYLDDADDYHDAVASVREAVTDLAEASTDRTVGVEVNTADNPDKGKDGLYLTTTGTSAEQGDDGSVGRGNRANGLITPNRPMSMEATSGKNPVNHIGKIYNLLSTRIAEAVVEEVDGIRDFRVRLLSQIGRPIDRPHVADGFVVTDDSVTLADIEADVEAIVDRELAAVTDVTRDVIEGDIRTF; via the coding sequence ATGAGCGATCGGAACATTCGTATCGAGTCCGTCGACCGCCGTGCGGTCGAGGACCAAGAGGTGGAAATCGTCGAGCGGAAGGGAATCGGACATCCCGACTCTCTCTGTGACGGCATCGCTGAGAACGTCTCGCGTGCCCTTTCGAAACTCTATCTCGACCGTGTCGACAAGGTACTGCACTACAACACGGACGAGACGCAGTTGGCTGCGGGGAGCGCCACGCCCGCCTTCGGTGGCGGCGAAGTCGTCGAACCGATTCACGTCCTCATCGTCGGGCGCGCGACCCGACACTACGTGGACGAGGACGGCACGGAACACACCCTGCCCGTCGACTCGGTGGCCCTCTCGGCCGCCCGTGACTACCTCGCCGAAACCGTCCCGGAACTGGACTTCGGCACCGACGTGGTGGTCGACGTCCGACTCGGCGAGGGGAGCGGCGACCTCCAGACCGTCTTCGGCGAGGAGGGCGCCGCCGTCCCGATGGCCAACGACACGAGTTTCGGCGTCGGACACGCCCCCCTGACCGAGACGGAACAGATAGTCCTCGAAGCCGAGGAACACCTCAACGGCCCCTACGCCGAGGACCACCCCGAACTCGGCCCCGACGTGAAGATTATGGGCAAGCGCGAGGGCGACCACATCGACCTCACCGTCGCGGCAGCGATGGTCGACCGCTACCTCGACGACGCCGACGACTACCACGACGCGGTGGCGTCCGTCCGCGAAGCGGTCACGGACCTCGCGGAAGCCTCGACCGACCGCACGGTCGGCGTCGAGGTCAACACCGCCGACAATCCCGACAAGGGGAAAGACGGCCTCTACCTGACGACGACCGGCACCAGCGCCGAACAGGGCGACGACGGCTCCGTCGGCCGCGGCAACCGCGCGAACGGCCTCATCACCCCCAATCGACCGATGAGCATGGAGGCCACGAGCGGTAAGAACCCCGTCAACCACATCGGCAAAATCTACAACCTGCTCAGCACGCGCATCGCCGAGGCCGTCGTCGAAGAGGTGGACGGCATCCGCGATTTCCGCGTGCGCCTCCTCAGCCAAATCGGCCGCCCTATCGACCGCCCGCACGTCGCCGACGGCTTCGTCGTCACCGACGACAGCGTCACCCTCGCCGACATCGAAGCCGACGTCGAGGCCATCGTCGACCGCGAACTCGCCGCCGTGACGGACGTGACCCGCGACGTCATCGAGGGCGACATCCGCACCTTCTAA